One Brassica napus cultivar Da-Ae chromosome C2, Da-Ae, whole genome shotgun sequence DNA window includes the following coding sequences:
- the LOC125582333 gene encoding uncharacterized protein LOC125582333, translating into MSSSSSDEVDEALEEMVDQVVDNFIDSVIHPHPNKPRRRAYIERDREQGHNQLWNDYFKENPTYPPEMFRRRFRMNKPLFLRIVEHISNEVPYFQQIRNACGRNGLSALQKCTAAIRMLAYGQSRDTYDEYL; encoded by the coding sequence atgtcttcctcatcaagtgaTGAAGTTGATGAAGCTTTAGAAGAAATGGTCGACCAAGTAGTTGATAATTTCATCGACTCAGTGATTCATCCTCACCCCAACAAGCCGAGGAgacgagcttatatcgaaagagatCGGGAACAAGGACACAATCAACTATGGAACGATTATTTCAAGGAAAATCCTACATACCCACCGGAAATGTTTAGGAggcgttttcgaatgaacaagccattgttccttcgcattgtcgaACATATAAGTAATGAAGTTCCATACTTTCAGCAAATACGAAATGCTTGCGGAAGGAACGGGCTATCTGCACTTCAAAAATGTACGGCAGCTATACGTATGCTCGCATATGGTCAATCGAGAGATACATATGACGAATATCTCTGA
- the LOC106412752 gene encoding postreplication repair E3 ubiquitin-protein ligase RAD18-like isoform X1, with amino-acid sequence MTDSGEAKESHPAVEQDFKSQEGQTTQNSNKRTLDEASKNETSGLETLKKMAKPTARKIEFKTIEEEEEEDALPLECSICRKPFLNPVVTNCNHYFCNLCALMHHEKNTNCFVCNQPTLGVFNTAVDIKKKIANVRQKARAMVKEVSTMLAKALVIRKDADAMAAQSAGMVEDVETIVDLVESMEVVAAKAKEMAEKAAEMVKEANDTTETAKREMAKALGVMRKVKWNV; translated from the exons ATGACAGATTCTGGTGAAGCTAAAGAGTCTCACCCTGCTGTTGAGCAAGACTTTAAGTCTCAGGAAGGCCAAACGACTCAAAACTCAAACAAAAGAACGCTTGATGAAGCCTCCAAAAACGAAACCTCCGGTTTAGAAACCCTCAAGAAGATGGCCAAACCAACAGCCAGGAAGATTGAGTTCAAGACaatagaggaggaggaggaggaggatgcaTTGCCTCTAGAATGTTCCATTTGCAGAAAACCATTCTTGAATCCAGTTGTAACAAACTGCAACCATTACTTCTGCAATCTCTGTGCCctaatg CACCACGAGAAGAACACCAATTGTTTTGTGTGTAACCAGCCAACCCTTGGAGTTTTCAACACAGCCGTGGATATCAAGAAAAAGATAGCCAACGTACGTCAGAAAGCCAGAG CAATGGTGAAGGAGGTGTCAACAATGTTGGCAAAGGCATTGGTTATAAGGAAGGACGCGGATGCCATGGCGGCACAGTCGGCGGGAATGGTGGAAGATGTTGAAACA ATTGTGGATCTGGTGGAAAGCATGGAGGTGGTAGCGGCGAAGGCCAAGGAGATGGCGGAGAAAGCGGCAGAGATGGTGAAAGAAGCGAATGATACAACGGAGACGGCAAAGAGAGAGATGGCCAAGGCGTTGGGGGTGATGAGGAAAGTCAAGTGGAACGTGTAA
- the LOC111203110 gene encoding glutathione S-transferase T3-like, giving the protein MDPFSLHSPGFVNLLASQSSPPLDVDSAEAPVTSPGLVKPVEKRKWSIKEDIVLISAWLNTSKDPIVSNKQKLGSFWKRRWEYFNSSHHLVGSLPRHWSQCKQRWGRVNAEVCRFAGCRESALKEQSSGQTENDVMKAAHDIYFNDYNVKFTLEHCWRELRFDQKWRSHSQPKEKSKEGGPQVVADEEEVRPPGVKARKAAKRKKPNEAAFDRIQTILAQKNTLSKQKILDRLLAKNIDTLSDHEVALKNKLISEML; this is encoded by the coding sequence ATGGACCCTTTTTCCCTACACTCTCCCGGGTTTGTTAACCTGTTAGCCTCACAGAGCAGTCCACCACTAGACGTAGACTCTGCTGAGGCACCTGTTACCTCTCCCGGGTTAGTTAAACCAGTGGAAAAGAGAAAGTGGTCAATCAAAGAAGACATTGTGTTGATcagtgcttggttgaacacCAGCAAGGATCCCATTGTCAGTAATAAACAGAAGTTAGGATCCTTTTGGAAGAGGAGATGGGAGTATTTCAATTCGAGTCATCACCTCGTTGGCTCCCTTCCAAGACACTGGAGTcaatgtaagcagaggtggggaaggGTGAATGCGGAGGTCTGCAGGTTTGCGGGATGCCGTGAAAGTGCGTTGAAGGAGCAATCGAGTGGCCAAACAGAGAATGATGTCATGAAGGCTGCGCATGACATCTACTTCAATGACTATAATGTCAAGTTCACTCTTGAACATTGCTGGAGGGAACTTCGGTTCGATCAGAAATGGAGATCACACTCTCAGCCGAAGGAGAAAAGTAAGGAAGGTGGTCCGCAAGTGGTGGCTGACGAGGAAGAGGTTAGGCCTCCGGGTGTTAAAGCTAGGAAAGCTGCCAAACGCAAGAAGCCAAACGAAGCAGCTTTTGATCGGATACAAACCATCCTAGCTCAAAAAAACACCCTATCCAAACAAAAGATCCTAGATCGCCTCTTAGCCAAAAACATAGACACACTTTCTGATCATGAAGTGGCTCTTAAGAATAAGCTAATCTCTGAAATGCTTTGA
- the LOC106422261 gene encoding cysteine-rich receptor-like protein kinase 41 has product MTGSSFSSSRPHHLLFFIVLIFPFLSLAQELPVNIDGIIWEIPSNSSCPSSQQSNLSNSQFSNNLKSLVSSIPSLHSNTYNFYNLSVGIKERVEAIGICNRVLTRADCLNCIYQAAVNLTTNDCPQHREAYIRATKCMFRYSDKPIFGKLETSPILELENLNNAATGESVRLQSELLNGLRQRAAAGGSMRKYSQGNITDFLPNRTFFAVVQCTPDLSEKDCNDCLNYGFRNATKGRSGIRWFCPSCNFQLESNLRFFGLESQYERDLPSAPPEPRPEIEPEPGEKKLNIILIAVGSVAGLAIIVAYLYFMLTRKRRQGKQGKDVQDNKIKDAQLLQLDFETIRVATNDFSSGNQLGEGGFGAVYKGVLDSGEEIAVKRLSLESGQGDHEFINEVSLVAKLQHRNLVRLLGFCLDGQERLLIYEFFKNTSLDNYIFDSNRRTILEWEKRYQIIVGVARGLLYLHEDSRFKIIHRDVKASNVLLDDAMYPKIADFGMAKLFDTDQPSQTRFTNRVAGTYGYMAPEYAMKGQFSVKTDVYSFGVLVLEIISGKKNNWSPGEGSSLFLPSYVWKSWREGKVLNIVDSSLVERGGLSDELMKCIHIGLLCVQEKAESRPTMASVVVMFNATSFTLPRPLQPAFYLGDRESREDHILVASTMTWNEVTITELDPR; this is encoded by the exons ATGACaggttcttctttttcttcttctcgaccacaccacttgctcttctttatagtattaatttttccatttctcagcttagcacaAGAATTACCCGTCAATATAGACGGTATTATCTGGGAAATCCCTTCAAATTCATCATGTCCATCATCCCAACAAAGCAACTTGTCCAATTCCCAATTCTCCAACAATCTTAAAAGTCTTGTCTCTTCAATCCCTTCTCTCCATTCCAACACCTACAACTTCTACAACCTCTCGGTCGGAATTAAAGAACGAGTCGAAGCCATTGGAATCTGCAATAGAGTACTCACTCGAGCAGATTGTTTAAACTGTATCTACCAAGCCGCAGTGAATCTGACCACAAATGACTGTCCACAACATAGAGAAGCTTACATACGTGCCACGAAATGTATGTTTCGTTACTCGGACAAACCCATTTTCGGAAAACTCGAAACAAGTCCTATATTAGAGTTAGAAAACCTGAACAACGCAGCAACGGGAGAGTCTGTTCGGTTGCAGAGCGAGTTACTGAACGGACTCAGACAACGTGCTGCGGCAGGTGGCTCAATGAGGAAGTATTCTCAAGGAAATATTACTGATTTTCTACCTAACAGAACATTCTTCGCTGTCGTGCAGTGCACGCCGGATTTGTCTGAGAAAGACTGCAACGATTGTCTCAACTATGGTTTCAGGAACGCAACCAAAGGGAGATCAGGGATCAGGTGGTTTTGTCCCAGCTGTAATTTTCAGTTAGAGAGTAACTTGAGATTCTTCGGTCTCGAGAGCCAGTATGAGCGTGATCTTCCATCAGCACCACCCGAACCAAGACCAGAGATTGAACCGGAACCAG gagaaaagaaattaaatattatactcATCGCTGTTGGCTCTGTTGCTGGTTTAGCCATAATTGTTGCCTACCTTTACTTCATGTTGACAAGGAAAAGAAGACAGGGAAAACAAG GCAAAGATGTCCAAGACAATAAGATTAAAGATGCACAACTATTGCAACTCGACTTTGAAACCATAAGAGTAGCAACTAATGACTTCTCTTCTGGGAACCAGCTTGGAGAAGGTGGCTTTGGTGCAGTTTATAAG GGTGTTCTTGATTCTGGAGAAGAGATAGCTGTGAAAAGATTGTCACTGGAATCCGGACAAGGAGACCATGAGTTCATAAACGAAGTATCGTTAGTTGCGAAACTTCAACATCGGAATCTTGTTAGGCTTTTAGGTTTCTGCTTGGATGGACAAGAGAGACTACTCATCTATGAGTTCTTCAAGAACACAAGCCTTGACAATTACATATTTG aTTCAAATAGGAGAACGATCTTGGAGTGGGAAAAACGTTATCAGATAATCGTAGGTGTTGCGCGAGGTCTTCTTTATCTCCATGAAGATTCTCGTTTCAAAATTATTCATAGAGACGTTAAAGCAAGCAATGTTCTATTGGATGATGCAATGTATCCAAAGATTGCAGATTTTGGAATGGCTAAATTGTTTGATACAGACCAACCAAGTCAGACTAGGTTTACAAACAGAGTTGCAGGAACCTA CGGTTACATGGCTCCAGAGTATGCGATGAAGGGGCAGTTCTCAGTAAAAACTGATGTATATAGCTTCGGCGTACTAGTCCTTGAGATCATTTCAGGCAAGAAAAACAATTGGTCTCCAGGAGAAGGAAGCTCATTGTTCCTCCCTAGCTAT GTATGGAAGAGCTGGAGAGAAGGGAAAGTGTTAAACATCGTGGATTCAAGTCTGGTTGAGAGAGGAGGTCTAAGTGATGAACTCATGAAATGCATTCACATTGGTTTGTTATGCGTTCAGGAGAAAGCAGAGAGTAGACCAACGATGGCTTCTGTTGTTGTAATGTTCAATGCAACTTCTTTCACTTTACCGAGACCCTTGCAACCTGCTTTTTACTTAGGAGATAGAGAATCAAGAGAAGACCACATACTTGTTGCATCAACAATGACTTGGAATGAAGTTACAATCACTGAGTTAGATCCTCGTTAA
- the LOC106422224 gene encoding MYB-like transcription factor ETC3 isoform X2, producing the protein MDKHLRTKQTKTSPIVASSSSQVSSIEWEALNMNQEEEDLVCRMHKLVGDRWELIAGRIPGRTAQEIERFWVMKNN; encoded by the exons ATGGATAAGCATCTCAGGACGAAGCAGACCAAGACCAGTCCCAttgttgcttcttcttcatctcaag TGAGTAGTATTGAGTGGGAAGCTCTGAATAtgaatcaagaagaagaagatttggtCTGTCGAATGCATAAGCTTGTCGGTGACAG GTGGGAGTTGATAGCTGGGAGGATCCCAGGAAGAACTGCACAAGAAATTGAGAGGTTTTGGGTCATGAAGAATAACTGA
- the LOC106412752 gene encoding uncharacterized protein LOC106412752 isoform X2 gives MDLSEERKHSKRRKDYINMLSYTCDSEYGIPRRCSCGGRIIDEVRVKQEYDTLPGKRFFTCANYEADGFHYRQPWVIGVQEQIESLTKRLEEAEEVMKFVPSLKNQIKTLEAQAKGLTRQVDRLTAEVYNLTVQVADLEKLCFE, from the exons ATGGATCTCTCAGAAGAGAGAAAGCATTCAAAGAGGCGAAAGGACTACATCAACATGCTTTCATACACTTGCGATTCAGAATACGGGATTCCGAGAAGGTGTTCCTGTGGTGGGAGAATCATCGACGAGGTTCGAGTGAAGCAGGAGTACGACACTCTTCCTGGGAAGCGTTTCTTCACCTGCGCCAACTACGAG gctgatgggtttcACTATCGTCAGCCTTGGGTGATTGGTGTCCAGGAGCAGATCGAAAGCTTGACTAAGCGTCTGGAGGAGGCTGAGGAGGTGATGAAGTTCGTACCGAGTCTGAAAAACCAGATTAAGACACTAGAG GCACAGGCTAAAGGGCTCACTCGGCAGGTTGATCGCCTCACTGCGGAGGTTTATAACCTCACGGTGCAAGTAGCTGACCTGGAGAAGCTTTGCTTCGAATAA
- the LOC106422224 gene encoding MYB-like transcription factor ETC3 isoform X1 has protein sequence MDKHLRTKQTKTSPIVASSSSQEVSSIEWEALNMNQEEEDLVCRMHKLVGDRWELIAGRIPGRTAQEIERFWVMKNN, from the exons ATGGATAAGCATCTCAGGACGAAGCAGACCAAGACCAGTCCCAttgttgcttcttcttcatctcaag AAGTGAGTAGTATTGAGTGGGAAGCTCTGAATAtgaatcaagaagaagaagatttggtCTGTCGAATGCATAAGCTTGTCGGTGACAG GTGGGAGTTGATAGCTGGGAGGATCCCAGGAAGAACTGCACAAGAAATTGAGAGGTTTTGGGTCATGAAGAATAACTGA